From the genome of Kitasatospora azatica KCTC 9699:
CGGGTGGGGATGGCCGGCGGCGACGTCGTGGTGAAGAGGGCTGGGTGGGTGCCGCTGGAGCACCAGATGGTGTCGGGGACGGCCGGGCGGATCGCGCTGGACGGGTACTCGTGGATGCAGGCGGTCCACTGGGTACACGGTGCCGGCCTCTACGCGCCGACGCACGGCCCGAAGTTCGGCGAGACGACGCTCAAGCTCGCCGAGGTCCTCTCCCAGCTGACACCGTGTCGCCCGAGCATCGCGCACCTGATGCGTGTGCTGAAGGCAAGCAAGCGGACCGTGCAGTACCACCGGGACATCCTCCAGGCGACCGGCCTGCTGGCCTGGCGCTCGGTCGGTACCCGGCTGCCGATGACGCCCGGTCAGCAGCGGGTCACCTGCCTAGCGTCCGAGTACGAGCGCCTCATCCCGGCCAGCTACGACCAGGCGCTGGGCATCCGCACTGCGGGCGAGGGCATCGGGCGGCGGATGACCGGCATCTCGGAGGAGGGCCGGGGCCTGATCGCGGAGCTCGGGAAGCTCGCGGTGAAGAAGCTGCGGCGCACCCGTCGTCACACGGGCACCGGACGGACCGTCAGCACCTCGCGTTGCACCCCAATGGAGGGTGGTACCACTGACTGCGTGAGCTCCTCCCTCGTGGGTGGTGGAAAAACTACGGGCGGGGCCCGTGTCGAGAAGTCAGCCACCAGGAAGAAGCGGGCCTCGCGGCCGACTAGGCAGCGGCGGCGCACGGTGCTCGGGCAGGTCGTCACGGCGGCGATGATGGTGGCCGGCGACCAGCTGGCCCGGGTCGCGTACCGGCGGGTTCCGTGGGTGCGGCAGGCTTCGCACGACCAGCTGCGGTGGGTCCTCAACGACCTCGCCGAGCGAGGCTGGAGCCAGGACCAGGTCATGGCCTGGCTGGGCGAGATCGCAGGTCAGTACGGGTGCGCCGGGGTGCTGTGGCGCCCGGAGCGGCCGCACTCGCTGATCGCGCACGCCCTGCGCGGGGACGTCGAGCAGGAGCAGCACGACCAGGCGGTGGCCGAGCGGGCCGCCGTCCGGGTCGAGGACACCTCCGTGGTCGCCGTCCAGGAACTGGCCGGCGAGCTGGAGTTCATGGCCGACCTGTTCGGCACGGGCGTCACCACCGCGCCCGCGACCAGGCAGGACCTGCTCGAAGCTGCTTACCTGCCCGCGGCCGCGCACGCCCAGATGGAAGCCGCCGGCGACCAAGCCTTCGAGCGCTTCGGCGCCGACCTGGTCGCCCGGTACGCCCACCTTGCCGCCAGCCCCAACGTCCAGCTCGGAGTGACCCGATGACCGACGGCTCCCGATTCGCCCAGGAGCCCGGCGGCGCCGACCTGGCCCGCACCGCGCTGCGCACCGCCCGCCGCACCGCTCGCCTCAACGGCAACGTGCCGTTGAGGAAGACCGCGCCGACCCGCCAGCAGATTGCCCGCGCCGGCCGGGACGCCCGCGAGCCTTCCACCCTGGCCGCCGTCGTGCCCGCCATGGCCGCAGCCCAGGGCTGGGCCCTCGGCACCGCCCAGGGCAGCATGCGCAACAACTGGGCCCAACTCGTCGGCGCCGAGGAAGCGCTCCACTGGTTCCCGGCCGGCTTCACCGCCGACACCCGAACCCTGCGCATCACCTGCGACTCCCCGGCCTGGGCCACCAAGCTGCGCCTGGAGCAGCGCCAGCTCCTCGCCAAGCTCAACGGCGCCCGACCCGACACCGTCCGCGCCATCGAGATCCGCGTCGGCGCCGCCACCGCCAGCCCGACGCCCGACACCGAACCGGATACTCGACCCGGCCGCCCGCGCGAGGACCAGGCCCCCGCCCCGGCGACGCGCCCGCTCGCCGACAGCGCCGCCTACCAGCAGCTGCGCCGGCAGATGCACGAGCAGGCCCGGATCAGGGAGGCCATGCTTGAGGAGGCCGCCGAGAAGGAGGAGATCATCCGCCGCAACTCCACCCTGCGCGAGCCCGAGGGAGCCCACCGGTCGGCGGTGGAGGACGAGCTGGCCGCCGCCGAGGTGGCCCACGCCCGCCGCAACCGCGACAGCCACCGCGCCGCCCTGGCCGTTGCCCGCGGCTACGCCGTCCCGCTGCGCGCCGCCCGCTCTCAGCAGTCGGCCGTTCTGACCGGTGCCGCATGACCCAGACCGTCCCACCACCCGCCCGCCGACCGCTACCGTCGAATCTGCGGCCCGCTACCGAGGCGGCCGCCACCACCGAGGAGGACCAGGTGACCACCCAGCCCGACCACTAGGACGCGGCCGTTCCCCGGCCGGCCACCCTGCACGAGCCGGCCTCCCGACATGACCGCGACCACAGAGCGGTCTCCGCAAGACCGTGATCGTCGGACTCACCCTGACGTGCCGGGCGGACGGCGTACCGCATTCACTCGGGCGTGGGCATGTCGCTCTCAAAGCCCCACTGGTGTCCCGCCTGACCGGTCCGCTCAGCGGGCGGTCAGCGAGTAGGCCGGCAGCGGCGTGTTGCCGCGGTCCTTCGCCAGGGACCGAAGCACATCCGCCTGGCTTAGTACCAGGTCCCGTACCGCCTGCGGCAGCTCAGCCATCCGGTCGACGTTGTCGAGCAGTGACGTGCAGGCGTCCACCTCCCAGTCGCCGTCCTGTAGGTCGGTTGTGTCCACGGCCTGCCCCGGGACGGGGGCCCAGCCTGTCGCTGGGAGAACCCGGAGCAGGCTTTCGTGGGAGAACGGCGTGCGCACATTGCCTTCGCCTCGCGACCCGCTCGCCTCGATCTGCCCCTGGATCAGGATGGCCAGCAGGTGGGGCAGTTGGTCGGCCGAGCGGGGTGCGAGGTCCCACTCGGCAAAACACAGGTTCCGTGACCAGCGGCGGACCCGGGCGAGGGTCTCCCACAGCTGATCCAGGGAGGCGAAGTACCAGGAGCAGTGTGCCAGGACTGTGTAGTCGAACCCGCTGTCGGGGAAGGTGACCGCCTCGTCGAGGATGTCCAGGCCGAAGCGGAAGTCGATGCGGGAGCCCAGCGGCGTCGCCCTGAGGTGCTCCGCCGACTGCCCCAGCGTGACCGGAGCGCCGTACGACGGATCCGCGATGTCGACGGCGACCACCCGGCCCTGCGGGCCGACGGCCTCGGCGAGGACCGCCGTCATGTCGCCCTGTCCGCAGCCGACCTCCAGGACCGACGCTCCGGCCGGGATGCCCCAGCTGGAGACAAGTGCGGCCCGGTAGCGGGTCTGGGCCAGCTGAATGTCGGCGCTCACGTCGGCGGCGGCCATGGCGGCCGCGATCGAGGGCGCCTTCGCCATCAGATCGGTCTTGTTCACAGAATCCTTCGTCGTGCGCTTCGGGAGCCGCACGTGCCGAGACCACTGTTGCGCAGGTCGAGGTCGGCGCGGCTCGTTGATCCCCAAGGACTACCAGACATGGCTGAGCATCCAGCCGTGGCTACCGTTCGAAATGGTGGAGCCGGACCAGAGCAACTGAGATTTCTGCCAATTTGGCGTCTCAGCCGATCTGGTCGCACCAGGTCACAGCTCCGCCCAAAGACCAGATCATCCGACACGGGACAACTGGAGCCAGATCAACTTGCTCCTCAGCGGAGCCAGTTCAAGCTGCTGCGGTGGCCCCGGTCTGGGACGACGACACGGTGGAACCGGTCCTGGGTGTGTCCGTGCCGGTCGACGACGAGACACTGGTGCGCCGCCGGTTCGTGCACCGGGTGGGGTTCGACAGCGTCGGCACCACCCGGCACGTGCGGATCGGCACCCAGGCCTTCGCGCAGGAGACCGAGTGGTTCGACCTCGGCGAGTGCTCGATGACACCGGACGGGCTGCGCACGCCGGCTGTCGAGCGCATCGTCCGCACCCACCGCACCGGTGCCCCCCAGAGCACCTGGAAGCCGCCGGCACCGGAATAAGGCCGGCGAACGGTGCCGCATCCCGCTCGCCGCCGCCTGGAAGCCGCCATGGAGTCCGGCGCCCGGATCGCCGTCGAGGCCGCGTACCGCGACCTTGAAGCCACAGGCCCCGACTGGGGTCCCGCACCGAGGAGCGGATCGCCCCGGCCGGCATCGTGCTGGCGATCATCTTCTTCCTGTTCTGTGATCGGCCTGCTCTTCCTGCTGATGAAGGAGAAGAAGACCACCGGCCACGTCCAGGTCACGGTCTCCGGCGGCGGGCGGTACCACACCACCTCGATCCCGGTCAGCTCGCCGGAGCAGGTAATCGACCTGATGAACCGGGTGAACTACGCCCGCAGTCTCTGCATCTGACTTTTCGTCGGACCGCCTCCGGGTAGCCCGCCCCTTCCCCGTCCCGGACCAGGAGCGGGCCGCCGGAACCGCTCAGAGCCAGCCCTTCTGCGCGGCCCTGATGCCGGCCTCGAAGCGGCTGGCGGAGCCGAGGCGCTCCATGATCGAGGACATGTACCGGCTGACGGTCCGTGAGGAGATGCCGAGCCGCTGGCCCGCCGCGTCGTCGGTCAGACCGGTGCCGAGCAGCCGCAGCAGCTCGCGCTCGGTGCCGGTCAGACCGGTCTCCGGGTCCTCGGGACGGGTGGCGCCGAGCGGCACAGCGGCGCTCCACGCCTGCTCGAACAGGTCGAGTAGCGCGGTGACGATGCCGCGTTCGGTGACGTGGAGGGCGCCTTGGCGGGTGTCGGCGGGGTCGATCGGGACCAGCGCCTGGGTACGGTCGACGATGACCAGCCGCTGCGGGGTGACCGGGGCGGTGCGGACTTCGCTGCCGAGGCTGATCAGCCAGTGCGCGTAGACGGTGGTGTGCGGGTCGTTGCGGGTCACGTCCTGGTACAGGGACTTGATGACGACGCCCCGGGCGATCGCCGCCGCGTTGGCGGGGCGTCCTGCGGCCAGGTCCTCGGGGCGCTGGGCCGCGCCGGGGTGGACACCGAGGACCTCGCTGCGGGCGGCGTGGCCCATCTGTTCGAGCCGCCCCTGGATGGCGTCCATGCCGAGCAGGCGCTCGCCGTGGGTCGAGCGCTGCTGGGCGCGGTCGGCGACCATCCGGCTGACGGCCGCGCGGGACGCGGCGAGCTGAGCCTGCCGGGCGGCGAGCTCGGCCTCCTGGCGGGTGAGCATGTCCGCGAGGCCGATGTCCGGGCTGACCGCGCGCAGTTGTCCGCGGTGCTCACTGGACGCCCGGACGAGCATCAGCTCGGCCAGCTCGTCCAGGCAGTCGTGCACCTGGACCGGGGTCAGGCCGCAGGCGGCGGCGAGTTGGTCGACGCCGAGGCTGGGGTGGTCGAGCATGGACTGGTAGACGGCTGCCGCGGTGGCGGTCAGCCCGAGTGTTTCCAGCACGAAATCCGTCCCCCGCATCGACGACGGCGGGCACCCCCCAGGCCACCCGCGCCAACTCCACGCCGGAGCCTACGGTCACGCCGACCGCGGCCGTGTGCACGCCGTGCGGCGTTCCTTGACGGTGCGTGCGAAGGCCCCCGCCCGGGCCGGAGCACACTGCTAGCACGATCTCGAGCCGTCCGGCAGACTGCACGTCATCCCGGACGCTGCACCGTCCGGGGCGGCGGGGCGGGAACGACGGGGGGTCCGACGATGTGGCACAGCGCGAGTGCGGCCGAACTGCCTGCGTCGGACAGGTTCGACTGGTTCGTGGAGACGGTGTCCAACACCCTGATGCCCTCGGCGTTCAACCCGCAGGACGCGGGCGGCTTCTACGCGGAGGGTGCCCTGCTGGACCTCGGGCCGGCCCAGATGTCGAGGTTCTCCTACTCCCCGCTGCGTTCCCGGCGGACCCCGGCGCTGATCCGCCGCGGGGATCCGGAGCAGTACCAGCTGGGGCTGGTGACCAGGGGCTCCGCCTGGTACGCGCAGGCCGGCCGCGAGGCGCGGCTGGGCGCCGGGGACATGGTGCTGTGGGACACCTCGCGCCCGTACGAGTCCGGGTCGGGGCTCGACGGCAGCGAGGTCGAGGCCCTCGTGCTGCAGATACCCAAGGCGCGGCTGCCGCTGCCCTCCCAGCAGGTCGACCGGCTGCTCGCCCGCCGCCTGGACAGCAGGACGGGCCTGGGGGCGGTCCTGGCCCAGTTCCTGGTCTCGGTCTCCGGCAACGGTCCGGACTGCCGGCCCCAGGACCTGCCGGGGCTCGGGAACATG
Proteins encoded in this window:
- a CDS encoding DciA family protein; the protein is MTDGSRFAQEPGGADLARTALRTARRTARLNGNVPLRKTAPTRQQIARAGRDAREPSTLAAVVPAMAAAQGWALGTAQGSMRNNWAQLVGAEEALHWFPAGFTADTRTLRITCDSPAWATKLRLEQRQLLAKLNGARPDTVRAIEIRVGAATASPTPDTEPDTRPGRPREDQAPAPATRPLADSAAYQQLRRQMHEQARIREAMLEEAAEKEEIIRRNSTLREPEGAHRSAVEDELAAAEVAHARRNRDSHRAALAVARGYAVPLRAARSQQSAVLTGAA
- a CDS encoding class I SAM-dependent methyltransferase, with protein sequence MNKTDLMAKAPSIAAAMAAADVSADIQLAQTRYRAALVSSWGIPAGASVLEVGCGQGDMTAVLAEAVGPQGRVVAVDIADPSYGAPVTLGQSAEHLRATPLGSRIDFRFGLDILDEAVTFPDSGFDYTVLAHCSWYFASLDQLWETLARVRRWSRNLCFAEWDLAPRSADQLPHLLAILIQGQIEASGSRGEGNVRTPFSHESLLRVLPATGWAPVPGQAVDTTDLQDGDWEVDACTSLLDNVDRMAELPQAVRDLVLSQADVLRSLAKDRGNTPLPAYSLTAR
- a CDS encoding LuxR C-terminal-related transcriptional regulator, with protein sequence MLETLGLTATAAAVYQSMLDHPSLGVDQLAAACGLTPVQVHDCLDELAELMLVRASSEHRGQLRAVSPDIGLADMLTRQEAELAARQAQLAASRAAVSRMVADRAQQRSTHGERLLGMDAIQGRLEQMGHAARSEVLGVHPGAAQRPEDLAAGRPANAAAIARGVVIKSLYQDVTRNDPHTTVYAHWLISLGSEVRTAPVTPQRLVIVDRTQALVPIDPADTRQGALHVTERGIVTALLDLFEQAWSAAVPLGATRPEDPETGLTGTERELLRLLGTGLTDDAAGQRLGISSRTVSRYMSSIMERLGSASRFEAGIRAAQKGWL
- a CDS encoding AraC-like ligand-binding domain-containing protein, with amino-acid sequence MWHSASAAELPASDRFDWFVETVSNTLMPSAFNPQDAGGFYAEGALLDLGPAQMSRFSYSPLRSRRTPALIRRGDPEQYQLGLVTRGSAWYAQAGREARLGAGDMVLWDTSRPYESGSGLDGSEVEALVLQIPKARLPLPSQQVDRLLARRLDSRTGLGAVLAQFLVSVSGNGPDCRPQDLPGLGNMAVELTASCVLQQLGAGTRTPAQARSQALLGRIDAFVEQNLADPDLTPRLIADRHHISLRHLYALFEERPEGVAATIRRRRLERCRTDLARPDLRGQAIHAIAARWGFPSASVFSRIFRAAYDTTPKDYRQDALTRAQLYGHDAHRRPVQGDRAAVGVAAPTARSGAWR